The genome window AAGTCAGCTATGGTTAGATCAGGTCCGGTTATATAATTGTTGCTGGCCAGAAAAGTCTCCAACAAATCGTAGGCCTCAACAAGCTCAGCAATTTTAGCCTTCTCAATCTGGGTTTTTCCAGCGAGGACGAGAGGTTTGGTGATGCCAAACCAAATGCTAGTGAAGAGCGTGCTGGAATCGTAGTGGAGACGTTGATCCACGATGGCACTTTGAAAGACATCCGAGGGATAAAGCGAGCTGTCTTTGCCATATTTCTTTGCTAAATAGGCTAAAATGGCGTGCGAGTCGGAAATGTATCTTCCATCATCTTCCAGCGTTGGAACAGTATGTTGTGGATTCTTCTTCAGGTATTCCGGCGAGTTTTGTTCTTTCTTGAAGGTATTCACAATCACATATTCGTAGGGCAGCTGAAGGGCGGCCAAAGTTAGTTTGACAGCCCGACTTGGAGGACTGATATCGAAGCCGTAAAGAATTATTTTACCCATGTTGTTAGCTCTATATTGAAGGTTGTTAACTGACCGCGGTTGCGGGTCTTTTATATCTGCCTGTTTTGTATAAGCTCGGCGGATCCACACGTGCTTGGAATCTGCCAGAAGATTGTGGCTTAATTACTGCAGTTTGTGAATGGTGAAATAATTGCTGATAACAAGTGTgtggaaaataaatgaaaatgatagGGTTAACTGTAGTCGAGTGTACTTGATTATGTGATACTAGCTACTCATTTATGAGAACGGGTCTGATCTCTACAATGAGTAGAAACTTTTCTTATCAGTTTGCTTGCAGTTTCAGAATACATATAAATCCTGTTCACCCAATGTTATATTATCTAATTTATATCATaattctttataaatatatattatacatattttcaatcCTGAAATTACCAAAATCATGTGTAAGAGAGAGtttaaaactatatttgtatgtttttcCAACATTTACTAGCTCTATTTTTGTAGCTAATTATGTTAAATACTCtttattttcgtatattttaaaaaaaaatcatgaCGAAAATATAATTATCTTTTTAATCTTATTTTATAAATCGACATGTAtggataaaaataaataagtaataagtgttttaaatttttt of Drosophila nasuta strain 15112-1781.00 chromosome 3, ASM2355853v1, whole genome shotgun sequence contains these proteins:
- the LOC132789935 gene encoding glutathione S-transferase 1-like; this translates as MGKIILYGFDISPPSRAVKLTLAALQLPYEYVIVNTFKKEQNSPEYLKKNPQHTVPTLEDDGRYISDSHAILAYLAKKYGKDSSLYPSDVFQSAIVDQRLHYDSSTLFTSIWFGITKPLVLAGKTQIEKAKIAELVEAYDLLETFLASNNYITGPDLTIADFSIITTISALMILLVPDSSKYPKLNAWLKRIQELPYYQEATGSGADELETVLKSTNFTIES